The following coding sequences lie in one Rutidosis leptorrhynchoides isolate AG116_Rl617_1_P2 chromosome 6, CSIRO_AGI_Rlap_v1, whole genome shotgun sequence genomic window:
- the LOC139853141 gene encoding uncharacterized protein: MNKVPSLITLCIGSIKDAILDEENGNLHHVYVLPPELFNQIIPNLPSLALQNLQDAKSFVSSNEDCSSDDCLRPSKRQKRFENFDSAWKELYKLRWNEAQHDKSTPNWQPIYWEKHLQNCLDAIAETVSITLFDGFLGEVEIPDTLLQCISYGGHLSRSKSCSKLTYHCERFGIYARRLRLQSVHCVAEIGNILKTSRLEHLEVNWLKSKEQVDGLCKLLDQNKETLASVDLVHCKLPATLVSAICDSLHVKGYETNVIKTFSIKRSSFLDSSSFPLPLGLESLLIAATNLTSLILSDNHIWWKTAKLIFDTLLEAESGLQVLDLSENNISGWLSHFKWRSPNCINPGLQTIKCLNSLRVLNLRANGLQKHDVDCLKYAMVYMPNLKVLNLSENSLENDGIMMLVPYLIEKSKSETPLDELYLENCDISRANQLLPALASFTVPLKFLSLGENPFFCLANDEYYGTYLGRFLCSGIQAVNVKATRLGSNGFAAAEREITQKMSRLVSIDISCNDGRIGTASFLSKLISMAPNLISLNASNNWIPVESVPTICSCIKAANGKLEHLDLRQNPLCNKTGIASLLAEFQVNGKPNILLSSPTFTPYDQDP; encoded by the exons ATGAATAAAGTTCCGTCTTTGATCACTTTATGTATTGGTTCAATTAAAGACGCGATCCTTGATG AAGAAAATGGGAATTTACATCATGTTTATGTTCTTCCTCCTGAATTGTTTAATCAGATCATACCAAACTTACCTTCACTCGCATTGCAGAACTTACAAGATGCAAA GTCATTTGTTAGCTCTAACGAGGACTGCTCTTCTGACGATTGTCTAAGACCGTCAAAACGACAAAAAAG ATTTGAGAACTTTGATAGCGCATGGAAAGAACTATATAAGTTAAGATGGAATGAAGCTCAACACGATAAGTCAACCCCCAATTGGCAGCCGATTTActgggaaaaacatcttcaaaa TTGCCTTGATGCGATAGCGGAAACAGTTTCTATCACTTTGTTTGATGGATTTCTTGGTGAAGTTGAAATTCCAG ATACTTTGTTACAATGTATTAGTTATGGTGGGCATCTAAGCAGATCAAAAAGTTGCTCAAAGTTAACTTATCATTGTGAACGGTTTGGTATATATGCAAG ACGTTTGAGACTCCAAAGTGTACATTGTGTTGCAGAAATCGGT aatatcttaaaaactagcCGATTAGAACATTTGGAAGTAAATTGGCTCAAGTCAAAGGAACAG GTTGACGGACTTTGCAAACTTCTGGACCAAAACAAGGAAACTTTGGCGTCAGTTGACTTGGTCCACTGCAAGCTTCCGGCAACTCTCGTGAGTGCGATCTGCGACTCACTTCACGTAAAGGGTTACGAGACGAACGTAATAAAAACTTTTTCAATAAAAAGATCGAGCTTTCTTGACAGCTCATCGTTTCCTCTACCTCTTGGTTTAGAATCATTACTTATAGCAGCAAC TAATTTAACTTCATTGATACTATCTGATAATCACATTTGGTGGAAAACTGCAAAATTAATATTTGATACTCTGCTTGAAGCTGAATCTGGTTTACAAGTGCTCGATCTCTCAGAAAACAAT ATTTCTGGTTGGCTTTCACATTTTAAATGGAGGTCTCCAAATTGTATCAATCCTGGTCTACAAACTATCAAATGCCTAAATTCATTACGTGTGCTCAATTTGAG agccAACGGATTGCAAAAACATGATGTGGACTGCCTTAAGTACGCTATGGTTTACATGCCAAACCTAAAGGTGTTAAATTTGAGTGAAAATAGTCTAGAAAACGACGGGATTAT GATGTTGGTTCCATATTTGATCGAGAAATCTAAATCCGAAACTCCCCTTGATGAATTATACTTGGAAAATTGTGACATCTCACGAGCAAATCAACTATTACCGGCTCTCGCTTCGTTTACCGTTCCGCTAAAGTTTCTTTCTCTTGGAGAAAATCCCTTTTTCTG CCTGGCAAACGACGAATATTATGGTACGTATCTTGGAAGATTTTTATGTTCGGGTATTCAAGCTGTTAATGTTAAGGCGACTAGACTCGGGTCAAATGGGTTCGCAGCTGCCGAAAGAGAAATTACTCAAAAGATGAGTCGTCTTGTCAGCATCGATATAAG TTGTAACGATGGTAGAATCGGAACTGCAAGTTTTTTGTCCAAGTTGATTTCAATGGCGCCGAATCTTATTTCACTAAACGCAAGCAATAATTGGATACCTGTGGAGTCGGTACCTACCATATGCTCATGTATCAAAGCTGCAAATG GGAAACTTGAGCATTTGGACTTACGGCAAAATCCCTTGTGTAACAAAACCGGCATTGCGTCTCTTCTCGCCGAGTTTCAAGTTAATGGAAAACCAAATATCTTACTTTCATCACCCACTTTTACACCTTATGATCAAGATCCTTAA